One segment of Variovorax sp. V93 DNA contains the following:
- a CDS encoding FadR/GntR family transcriptional regulator, whose amino-acid sequence MDSAAVLREAILSKLKSGEWPRGHRIDTERHLSESFGIGRSTVRRVLAQFKAAGLITQTVGSGTFVSDRLDPDKLSNGGPAEPDTVLATGAGSISPAELMDARLAIEPSIVELIIRNASQNDFAKMAHCCDKAEAARSMEEFEVWDGELHEAIALAAHNSLVTNIFRLIKQARAQDDWGALKRHSLSQERRLSYQAEHRQIVGALTDRDLVRATAHTRDHLLHVRRNLLGS is encoded by the coding sequence ATGGACAGCGCGGCGGTATTGAGAGAAGCAATCCTGAGCAAGCTCAAGTCCGGCGAATGGCCTCGGGGGCACAGGATCGACACCGAGCGTCATCTCAGCGAATCCTTCGGCATTGGCCGCTCGACGGTTCGGCGGGTATTGGCGCAGTTCAAGGCAGCTGGTCTCATCACCCAAACGGTCGGCAGCGGTACGTTCGTCAGCGACCGGCTGGACCCGGACAAGTTGAGCAACGGCGGGCCGGCCGAGCCGGACACGGTGCTGGCAACCGGGGCGGGTTCGATCAGTCCGGCCGAGCTCATGGATGCCCGGCTCGCCATCGAGCCGAGCATCGTGGAGCTCATCATCCGCAATGCCTCGCAGAACGACTTCGCAAAGATGGCGCACTGCTGCGACAAGGCCGAGGCGGCGCGAAGCATGGAAGAGTTCGAGGTATGGGACGGTGAACTGCATGAAGCCATTGCGCTCGCCGCGCACAACTCACTGGTCACGAACATATTTCGGCTGATCAAACAGGCACGCGCTCAGGACGATTGGGGAGCGCTCAAGCGCCACAGCCTTTCGCAGGAACGGCGCCTTTCCTACCAGGCCGAGCACCGCCAGATCGTGGGCGCGCTCACCGATCGCGATCTGGTGCGTGCAACGGCGCACACTCGAGACCACCTCCTTCACGTGCGACGCAATCTGCTGGGTTCCTAG
- a CDS encoding fumarylacetoacetate hydrolase family protein gives MKIGRVSHLGRVRMVLVDEANTTVAFIGGSFSRHLNPVQAVIERRMTSAELEELEVGRADFSEVTFLSPISVPVRNIFAVGKNYIEHAAEFDASGFNATRGAAAVPAFPQIFTKATTSLAGPSDDIVFDPAHTSSVDYEGEIGAVIGTECRNVSPSDALAKVFGFIALNDVTARDLQKNHAQWFLGKSLDTFCPVGPWISTADEAAIDSLKVQTWVNGELRQVGLFKDLIFDVPTLISTLSKAMTLLPGDIIATGTPVGVGIGHSPPKFLQHGDLVRVTVTGLGELNNRVRAK, from the coding sequence ATGAAGATCGGACGTGTTTCTCATCTCGGGCGAGTGCGCATGGTGTTGGTCGACGAGGCCAACACGACCGTTGCATTCATTGGCGGAAGCTTCTCGCGCCATCTGAATCCGGTCCAGGCCGTGATCGAGCGCCGCATGACATCGGCAGAACTCGAAGAACTGGAAGTCGGCAGGGCGGACTTTTCCGAGGTCACCTTTCTCTCGCCGATCTCCGTGCCTGTGCGAAACATCTTCGCGGTAGGCAAGAACTACATCGAGCACGCCGCCGAGTTTGATGCGAGCGGCTTCAATGCCACGCGTGGCGCCGCCGCAGTGCCCGCCTTCCCTCAGATCTTCACCAAGGCGACAACTTCGCTCGCGGGTCCTTCCGATGACATCGTCTTCGACCCGGCACACACCTCGTCAGTCGACTACGAGGGCGAGATCGGCGCCGTGATCGGCACGGAATGCCGCAACGTCTCCCCCTCGGATGCTCTTGCGAAAGTGTTCGGCTTCATCGCCCTCAACGACGTGACAGCGCGCGACCTTCAAAAGAACCATGCACAATGGTTTCTCGGGAAGTCCCTCGACACGTTCTGCCCTGTCGGTCCATGGATCTCCACGGCGGACGAAGCTGCGATCGATTCGCTCAAGGTGCAGACCTGGGTGAACGGCGAACTCCGCCAGGTCGGCTTGTTCAAGGATCTGATCTTCGACGTTCCAACCTTGATCTCGACCTTGTCGAAGGCGATGACGCTTCTGCCCGGCGACATCATCGCGACCGGCACTCCCGTTGGTGTCGGCATCGGCCATTCCCCGCCCAAGTTCCTGCAGCACGGCGACCTCGTTCGCGTCACCGTCACGGGGCTGGGCGAGCTGAACAACCGCGTTCGCGCGAAGTGA
- a CDS encoding Bug family tripartite tricarboxylate transporter substrate binding protein, with the protein MIDSKKRRVLIGLAAAALLSHVPASAQDAYPAKPITMVVPFPPGGAADIAARPVAEAMGRYLNQPVIIENKAGAGGGIGMSQVAKAKPDGYTVLMALSSIVVLPEADVVRQRRPMFELSQLQPIARFTADPVVLVVRADSPWKNFEQFAAALRAKPSGYTFGSSGNYGTMHVPFEQMNAAINTSMLHVPFTGAGPAVVALLGGQVDALATGPSTVAGHIQAGKLRALAHWGERQIPTLPTVPSLKESGVPVAYLQWTGVFAPASTPSAVAARLREAARFAASDTRALRSLEAAGTYMQYLDTPEFTAFVAQDAQAMATVVHRIGKVD; encoded by the coding sequence ATGATCGATTCGAAGAAACGCCGGGTGCTGATCGGCTTGGCCGCTGCAGCATTGCTTTCCCACGTGCCGGCCTCGGCACAGGACGCATACCCGGCGAAACCGATCACCATGGTCGTGCCCTTCCCGCCTGGCGGCGCGGCTGACATTGCTGCGCGGCCGGTGGCGGAAGCCATGGGCCGCTACCTGAATCAGCCGGTCATCATCGAGAACAAGGCGGGTGCCGGGGGAGGCATCGGCATGTCGCAGGTCGCGAAGGCGAAGCCTGATGGCTACACCGTGCTCATGGCCCTTTCCTCCATCGTCGTGCTGCCCGAGGCGGACGTCGTCCGTCAGCGCCGGCCCATGTTCGAACTCTCTCAACTGCAGCCCATTGCCCGCTTCACGGCGGACCCGGTGGTTCTCGTGGTCAGGGCCGACAGTCCGTGGAAGAACTTCGAGCAATTCGCCGCGGCATTGCGCGCAAAGCCGAGTGGATACACCTTTGGATCATCGGGCAACTACGGGACGATGCACGTCCCGTTCGAACAGATGAATGCAGCGATCAATACCTCCATGCTGCACGTTCCCTTCACCGGTGCGGGCCCTGCAGTCGTGGCGCTTCTCGGCGGCCAGGTGGACGCCCTGGCCACCGGCCCTTCGACGGTTGCTGGCCATATCCAGGCCGGAAAGCTTCGCGCCCTTGCGCACTGGGGCGAGCGCCAAATTCCGACACTTCCCACAGTGCCCAGCCTGAAAGAATCAGGAGTGCCGGTGGCCTACCTGCAATGGACCGGTGTATTTGCCCCGGCATCGACGCCGAGTGCCGTCGCGGCCAGGCTGCGGGAGGCTGCCAGGTTTGCCGCAAGCGACACGCGTGCGCTCCGATCCCTGGAGGCAGCAGGCACCTACATGCAATACCTCGACACCCCCGAGTTCACTGCATTTGTTGCACAAGACGCGCAAGCCATGGCGACGGTTGTTCATCGCATCGGAAAGGTCGACTGA
- a CDS encoding helix-turn-helix domain-containing protein, with protein sequence MSKAYALREGAFGTAIVLEARANLVAHAHSESQLALWLGGTRAVAHVGSQVVPYGENVALGVNAFEAHDMVMDSGGGSCLFLVFMISQEWLDNLGNATGRSFRFPSPRVPINAALRRSCWRVLDLIISAKDVRSTIDKEVERLLEAAIATSSTAGGVEPSAASVGVLLDQRLRGAIAYMREHVSEITTIDEIAAKVGLSRGHFFALFRDQLNTTPQVFWSGVRVEEAMRRVAEGSALTDVALDLGFSAPGNFSRFFKEHTGVSPSIFKRATRDPLPVTVTGIPRERGQSTFPMR encoded by the coding sequence ATGTCGAAGGCATATGCGCTACGCGAAGGGGCGTTTGGTACGGCGATCGTTCTGGAAGCGCGTGCCAACCTGGTTGCGCACGCGCATTCGGAATCGCAACTCGCCCTTTGGCTCGGCGGTACGCGTGCAGTTGCCCACGTGGGCAGCCAAGTCGTTCCCTATGGCGAAAACGTTGCGCTGGGCGTCAACGCGTTCGAGGCGCATGACATGGTCATGGACAGCGGCGGCGGTTCCTGCCTGTTCCTGGTCTTCATGATTTCGCAAGAGTGGCTGGACAACCTCGGCAACGCCACAGGACGCAGCTTTCGGTTTCCTTCGCCTCGCGTACCCATCAACGCCGCGCTGCGCCGATCATGCTGGCGTGTGCTCGATCTGATCATCTCCGCCAAGGACGTCCGATCGACCATCGACAAAGAGGTCGAACGGCTGCTGGAGGCCGCCATCGCGACCTCCTCCACCGCCGGCGGTGTCGAACCATCTGCGGCCAGCGTGGGCGTGCTGCTCGACCAACGGCTGCGCGGCGCCATTGCCTACATGCGGGAGCATGTGTCGGAGATCACGACCATTGATGAAATCGCAGCCAAGGTGGGCTTGTCGCGCGGCCACTTCTTCGCCCTGTTCCGCGACCAACTCAACACGACGCCGCAGGTCTTCTGGAGCGGCGTTCGCGTCGAAGAAGCCATGCGGCGCGTGGCGGAAGGCAGCGCACTGACAGACGTCGCGTTGGATCTCGGCTTCTCTGCTCCCGGAAATTTCTCGCGATTTTTCAAGGAGCACACCGGCGTCTCGCCGTCCATCTTCAAGCGCGCGACGCGGGACCCTTTGCCCGTGACCGTGACGGGGATTCCGCGTGAACGGGGTCAGTCGACCTTTCCGATGCGATGA
- a CDS encoding alpha/beta fold hydrolase has protein sequence MATQFIHGLAVEVDGSGDALLCIHGLGGSSNTWTPLLAALSDFKLIRPDLPGSARSPLLQEAISVEGCSAALEALLASLGVESMHVVAHSLGTVVAQHLAVRNPGKLRSLVLFGPLVAPPEAARPNLMARAAAARGGAAAMQEIADTIVKGATSQDTKAQQPAVLALVRESVMRQPPEGYAQSCEALAAAQPAEIERIEVPTLLVTGDQDGVSPPASVAAMASRIAGSRQVVLEGCGHWTTFEKPQRCMQELEQFYASLH, from the coding sequence ATGGCGACACAGTTTATCCACGGCCTGGCCGTCGAGGTCGACGGCAGCGGCGACGCGCTGCTGTGCATTCATGGGCTTGGCGGCTCGTCGAATACCTGGACGCCACTTCTTGCAGCGTTGTCGGATTTCAAGCTCATTCGCCCGGACCTTCCCGGCAGTGCACGTTCGCCACTGCTTCAGGAGGCGATCTCGGTCGAGGGTTGTTCAGCGGCTCTTGAAGCGTTGCTCGCCAGCCTGGGCGTCGAATCGATGCACGTCGTTGCGCACTCGCTCGGAACCGTCGTTGCGCAGCACCTCGCGGTGCGCAATCCTGGCAAGCTCAGGTCGCTCGTGCTCTTCGGCCCGCTGGTCGCGCCGCCTGAGGCGGCCCGGCCGAACCTAATGGCGCGCGCAGCAGCCGCGCGTGGCGGCGCAGCGGCCATGCAGGAGATCGCCGACACCATCGTCAAGGGCGCCACCAGCCAGGACACGAAGGCGCAGCAGCCCGCAGTACTTGCGCTGGTAAGGGAAAGCGTGATGCGCCAGCCGCCGGAGGGCTATGCGCAAAGCTGTGAAGCGCTGGCCGCTGCGCAGCCGGCCGAGATCGAGCGGATCGAGGTGCCGACATTGCTGGTCACGGGCGACCAGGACGGCGTCTCCCCTCCCGCCAGCGTGGCCGCCATGGCTTCGCGCATCGCAGGATCGCGACAGGTGGTCCTCGAAGGCTGCGGCCACTGGACGACCTTCGAAAAACCACAGCGCTGTATGCAGGAACTCGAACAGTTCTACGCATCGCTGCACTGA
- a CDS encoding amidohydrolase family protein, which yields MTRTAFTNVRIFDGSGEDAYVGDVLVEGKRIAEVARAPKRVSTDDARVIEGKGRFLMPGMTEAHTHFSWNDQPSLAAIQFMPPEEHMLWCVRVAKRYLDMGWTSAIGAAAAKPRLDVVLRNAIDAGEFPGPRYLAGSQELTTIGALGDNTLPHMKFEELSFGSVCSGPEEIRRSARTFIKYGVDHLKINLSGEYIAGLPAEMSPFAEDEVAMLAQEAKRYGKRMAAHARSSESVKQCVRHGIEMVYHASFADTEALDMLEVAKDRHFVAPGIGWLIRTTYNAAEYGITEAVATQMGYKRELEIASATLREMHKRGIRVLPGGDYGFAWMPHGTNANDLQYFVDYVGMTPKEALMSATKLGGQIMQRPDELGQLKAGFLADIVLVDGDPLQNLALLTDPAKVQLVMKDGVIHKDCATPVPAQAALHLEGADSPLQEQGVREALAEMT from the coding sequence ATGACACGTACAGCATTCACCAATGTCCGCATCTTCGACGGATCGGGCGAGGACGCCTATGTCGGCGATGTTCTGGTCGAAGGCAAACGTATCGCTGAGGTCGCGCGCGCGCCCAAGCGCGTGAGCACCGACGACGCGCGCGTGATCGAGGGCAAGGGTCGATTTCTCATGCCAGGCATGACCGAAGCACACACGCATTTCTCGTGGAACGACCAGCCTTCACTCGCCGCGATTCAGTTCATGCCGCCCGAGGAACACATGCTGTGGTGCGTGCGGGTCGCCAAGCGCTATCTCGACATGGGCTGGACTTCAGCCATCGGTGCGGCGGCAGCCAAGCCGCGGCTGGATGTCGTGCTGCGCAATGCCATCGACGCCGGCGAGTTTCCCGGGCCGCGCTACCTCGCGGGCAGCCAGGAACTCACCACCATCGGCGCGCTGGGCGACAACACCTTGCCGCACATGAAGTTCGAGGAGCTGAGTTTCGGCAGCGTGTGCAGTGGACCCGAGGAGATCCGCAGATCCGCCCGGACCTTCATCAAGTATGGCGTCGATCACCTGAAGATCAATTTGTCCGGCGAGTACATTGCCGGCCTGCCGGCCGAAATGTCTCCGTTTGCCGAGGACGAAGTGGCGATGCTCGCCCAGGAGGCCAAGCGGTATGGCAAGCGCATGGCGGCCCATGCGCGGTCCAGTGAATCGGTGAAGCAATGCGTCCGGCACGGCATCGAGATGGTGTATCACGCCAGCTTTGCGGATACGGAAGCGCTGGACATGCTCGAAGTCGCAAAGGACAGGCACTTCGTTGCGCCAGGTATCGGCTGGCTGATTCGTACCACCTACAACGCGGCCGAGTACGGGATCACCGAAGCCGTCGCCACCCAGATGGGCTACAAGCGGGAGCTCGAGATTGCATCGGCAACGCTGCGCGAGATGCACAAGCGCGGCATTCGTGTCCTTCCAGGTGGCGACTACGGTTTTGCCTGGATGCCGCACGGTACCAACGCGAACGACCTGCAGTACTTCGTCGACTACGTCGGCATGACGCCGAAGGAAGCGTTGATGTCGGCGACGAAGCTCGGCGGCCAGATCATGCAGCGCCCCGACGAACTGGGGCAGCTGAAGGCGGGCTTCCTGGCTGACATCGTTCTCGTGGACGGCGATCCGCTCCAGAACCTTGCACTGCTGACAGATCCCGCGAAGGTTCAGCTAGTGATGAAGGACGGCGTGATCCACAAGGACTGCGCCACGCCGGTCCCGGCCCAGGCGGCGCTGCACCTGGAGGGCGCGGACTCACCCCTACAGGAACAAGGCGTTCGGGAAGCGCTGGCGGAGATGACCTGA
- a CDS encoding IclR family transcriptional regulator C-terminal domain-containing protein codes for MATTPGEGTGALEKALDVLDAIGSSAGGLGQSELAEQLDLPRTTVYRLLATLVARGLVRRDPLRKVYCLGFRCFEMARQAYAMPDLVAAAAFELRALRDLTGETSYLAALDGREVISLERCDGAHSQRSAAVLGQRKPVHCTSQGKAILSAMPDEARDAIVRDAVLKPFTPLTITDRRRLQAELRITKARGYAIDDEEIVLGVRCVGAPVVDAAGQVRGAISVAGPAYRLTRGRLELLGPEVAEAARRIGAQLQAVGTDPAPETEAAVTALPGHWAFHGAHPLWSADGSRLWWADALAPSVHLYANGRDRELANIEAPVVALLRHGDDVVAVHERGAQRVCADGRSSPFAPWLSGQVLAACNGKDGILWAALALPEAGSAIGRLREDGTLDVQWRIGEPVQALGWHPQDQMLYATAPGSGTILKLQQERGIVRRLATVPRGSGRISGLAFDAAGGIWTALHDGWSVVRFTADGQLDRVVGLPVPCATDLAFAPPVEGEGERLVITTARHSVPIDTLTNAPLSGRVLSLAL; via the coding sequence ATGGCCACCACTCCCGGCGAGGGCACCGGTGCCCTCGAAAAGGCACTCGACGTGCTCGACGCCATCGGTTCCTCGGCCGGAGGGCTGGGCCAGAGCGAGCTGGCCGAACAACTCGACCTGCCGCGCACCACCGTCTACCGCCTGCTCGCCACATTGGTCGCGCGCGGGCTCGTGCGGCGTGATCCGCTGCGCAAGGTCTACTGCCTGGGTTTCCGCTGCTTCGAGATGGCACGCCAGGCCTACGCCATGCCCGACCTCGTGGCGGCCGCCGCGTTCGAACTGCGCGCGCTGCGCGACCTCACGGGGGAGACGAGCTACCTGGCCGCGCTCGATGGGCGCGAAGTCATTTCGCTGGAGCGCTGCGACGGCGCGCACAGCCAGCGTTCGGCGGCCGTACTCGGGCAGCGCAAGCCGGTGCACTGCACAAGCCAGGGCAAGGCCATTCTCTCGGCCATGCCCGACGAGGCGCGCGATGCCATCGTGCGCGACGCGGTGCTGAAGCCGTTCACGCCGCTCACCATCACCGACCGGCGCCGCCTGCAGGCCGAGCTGCGCATCACCAAGGCGCGCGGCTACGCCATCGACGACGAGGAGATCGTGCTGGGCGTGCGTTGCGTGGGCGCGCCGGTGGTCGATGCGGCGGGGCAGGTGCGCGGGGCGATCAGCGTGGCGGGACCGGCGTACCGGCTCACGCGGGGGCGGCTCGAACTGCTGGGGCCCGAGGTGGCAGAGGCTGCGCGCCGCATCGGCGCTCAACTCCAAGCGGTCGGCACTGATCCAGCACCGGAGACCGAGGCGGCGGTGACGGCGCTGCCCGGCCATTGGGCATTTCATGGGGCGCATCCCCTGTGGTCTGCCGACGGCAGCCGGCTCTGGTGGGCCGATGCGCTCGCGCCTTCGGTGCATCTCTATGCGAATGGGCGGGACCGCGAACTCGCCAACATCGAGGCGCCGGTGGTCGCGCTGCTGCGCCATGGCGACGACGTGGTCGCGGTGCACGAGCGCGGTGCGCAGCGGGTCTGTGCCGACGGGCGGTCTTCGCCTTTCGCGCCATGGCTTTCGGGCCAGGTGCTCGCGGCCTGCAACGGCAAGGACGGCATCCTCTGGGCCGCGTTGGCGTTGCCTGAGGCTGGCTCGGCCATCGGCCGCCTGCGCGAAGATGGCACGCTCGACGTGCAATGGCGCATAGGCGAGCCTGTGCAGGCGCTCGGCTGGCACCCGCAGGACCAGATGCTCTATGCAACCGCCCCGGGTTCCGGCACGATCTTGAAGCTGCAGCAGGAGAGGGGCATCGTGCGCCGCCTCGCCACCGTGCCCAGAGGGTCCGGGCGCATCAGCGGCCTGGCGTTCGACGCGGCCGGTGGTATCTGGACGGCGCTACACGACGGCTGGTCGGTGGTTCGCTTCACGGCGGACGGACAGCTCGACCGGGTGGTTGGACTGCCCGTGCCGTGTGCGACCGACCTGGCTTTTGCACCGCCCGTCGAGGGCGAGGGGGAAAGGTTGGTCATCACGACCGCGCGGCACAGCGTGCCGATCGACACACTGACCAATGCACCTCTGTCAGGGCGAGTACTGTCTCTGGCCCTTTGA
- a CDS encoding ribonuclease activity regulator RraA, which yields MTTSLPKPLASIPQRAPTPFVPDAVLDRLAKATSGSLTTQLYIKGFRQPVLHGLTPLNKKIKPFAGRAYTMRFIPAREDVDVYGNLTTEPSADNLQWVGVEQIEPGHVLVIDSNKDGRAASMGNMLITRMMMRGARGVVTDGSFRDGTELKEMDFPIWCTGVTATTRLSYHHVADLQVPIGCAGVAVYPGDVIHGDGDNITVIPAHLAEEMADLCEKRDDIEAYLALRVQAGEALWGLYPPSDATRRQHKEWVAAGRPKIKPAQPAGAR from the coding sequence ATGACGACGTCCCTGCCCAAGCCGCTGGCCAGCATCCCCCAGCGCGCCCCCACTCCCTTCGTGCCCGATGCGGTGCTCGACCGCCTCGCCAAGGCCACGAGCGGCTCGCTGACCACGCAGCTCTACATCAAGGGCTTTCGCCAGCCGGTGCTGCACGGCTTGACGCCGTTGAACAAGAAGATCAAACCATTCGCAGGCCGGGCCTACACGATGCGTTTCATTCCCGCGCGGGAAGACGTCGACGTGTACGGCAACCTCACGACCGAGCCCAGCGCCGACAACCTGCAGTGGGTGGGCGTGGAGCAGATTGAACCCGGCCACGTGCTGGTGATCGACAGCAACAAGGATGGCCGCGCCGCCTCGATGGGCAACATGCTCATCACCCGCATGATGATGCGCGGCGCGCGCGGCGTGGTCACCGATGGCAGCTTTCGCGACGGCACCGAACTGAAGGAAATGGACTTTCCGATCTGGTGCACCGGCGTGACCGCGACCACGCGGCTGTCCTACCACCACGTGGCCGACCTGCAGGTGCCGATCGGCTGTGCCGGCGTGGCCGTGTACCCCGGCGACGTGATCCACGGAGACGGCGACAACATCACCGTGATCCCCGCGCATCTGGCCGAGGAGATGGCAGACCTGTGCGAGAAGCGCGACGACATCGAGGCCTACCTGGCCCTGCGCGTGCAGGCCGGCGAGGCGCTGTGGGGCCTGTACCCGCCCAGCGACGCGACGCGCCGCCAGCATAAGGAATGGGTGGCCGCCGGCCGCCCCAAGATCAAGCCCGCGCAGCCCGCCGGCGCGCGCTGA
- a CDS encoding nuclear transport factor 2 family protein: MTYYAPDYYDGLIRRYFDACNAADYQALIDCFTPDAVHYFPAGLPEVPWRTADTIAKKWIWCVETLGSQWTIERILISHDKPEAMIEWTHWKNKSGTALRGAEWYDFENGKIKEIRAYYASPADKGTPINELVDFDYAGRGYALKSEGTAR, translated from the coding sequence ATGACCTACTACGCCCCCGACTACTACGACGGCCTGATCCGCCGTTACTTCGACGCCTGCAATGCGGCCGACTACCAGGCGCTGATCGACTGCTTCACGCCCGACGCGGTGCACTACTTCCCGGCCGGCCTGCCGGAGGTGCCCTGGCGCACGGCCGACACCATCGCGAAGAAGTGGATCTGGTGCGTGGAGACGCTGGGTTCGCAATGGACCATCGAGCGCATCCTGATCAGCCACGACAAACCCGAGGCCATGATCGAGTGGACGCACTGGAAGAACAAGAGCGGCACGGCGCTGCGCGGCGCCGAGTGGTACGACTTCGAGAACGGCAAGATCAAGGAGATCCGCGCCTACTACGCCTCGCCGGCCGACAAGGGCACGCCCATCAACGAACTGGTCGACTTCGACTATGCCGGGCGTGGCTACGCGCTCAAGAGCGAAGGGACTGCCAGGTGA
- a CDS encoding Dabb family protein → MIRHVVLFRRKTDVEKDLAREAALAERMAALGAQIPAIRHWRVAANELVRPISWDYVLESEVESAAALDAYLFHPLHQALVADLKPYFDWAAVDYTV, encoded by the coding sequence GTGATCCGCCACGTCGTGCTCTTTCGCCGCAAGACGGACGTCGAGAAGGACCTGGCGCGCGAAGCCGCGCTGGCCGAGCGGATGGCTGCCCTGGGCGCGCAGATTCCGGCGATCCGCCACTGGCGCGTGGCCGCGAACGAGCTCGTGCGGCCGATCAGCTGGGACTACGTGCTGGAGTCCGAGGTCGAGAGCGCCGCAGCGCTCGACGCGTACCTGTTCCATCCCCTGCACCAAGCCTTGGTCGCAGATCTCAAGCCCTACTTCGACTGGGCCGCCGTCGACTACACCGTTTAA
- a CDS encoding aldehyde dehydrogenase (NADP(+)) has translation MTTITLTGDMLVGASAVRGSAGTQRAFNPSTNAEIAEPSFGLGDAADVDRAATLAAAAFDTYRSLPLATRAAFLETIAENILALGDTLITRAHEECGLPIARLQGERGRTVSQLRLFAKVVRDGHFLKATIDPAQSTRQPLPRADLRLAKLPLGPVAVFGASNFPLAFSVAGGDTAAALAAGAPVIVKAHSAHLGTSELVGRALQQAVQAHGLPEGVFSLLIGAGRQIGEALVAHPAIQAVGFTGSRQGGLALQKIANARHQPIPVYAEMSSINPVFLLPAALAERAESIGKGFAASLALGAGQFCTNPGLVLACDGPGFAGFLQATHDALTATPAQTMLTPGIHAAYQTSSQKVGATPGVETAVLGGGAGDRPNAAQAALYVTDAARFLATPTLREEMFGPAAIVVRTRDMQEMLQVAEQLEGQLTATLQLDTADHADARRLLPVLERKAGRILVNGFPTGVEVCHAMVHGGPFPSTSNAMFTSVGAESIERFLRPVCYQDLPDALLPAALQQANPLGLWRMVDGAVRQP, from the coding sequence ATGACTACCATCACCCTCACCGGCGACATGCTCGTCGGCGCCAGCGCCGTGCGCGGCAGCGCAGGCACTCAGCGCGCCTTCAACCCCTCCACCAACGCCGAGATCGCCGAGCCCAGCTTCGGCCTGGGCGACGCGGCCGACGTGGACCGCGCGGCCACGCTGGCCGCCGCGGCGTTCGACACCTATCGGAGTTTGCCGCTGGCCACGCGCGCGGCGTTCCTGGAGACAATCGCCGAGAACATCCTGGCGCTCGGCGACACGTTGATCACGCGTGCGCACGAAGAATGCGGCCTGCCCATCGCGCGCCTGCAGGGTGAGCGTGGCCGCACGGTGAGCCAGTTGCGCCTGTTCGCCAAGGTCGTGCGCGACGGCCATTTCCTCAAGGCCACGATCGATCCGGCCCAGTCCACGCGCCAGCCGCTGCCGCGCGCCGACCTGCGCTTGGCCAAGCTGCCGCTGGGCCCGGTGGCGGTGTTCGGCGCCAGCAACTTCCCGCTGGCCTTTTCGGTGGCCGGCGGCGACACGGCCGCCGCGCTGGCCGCGGGCGCGCCCGTGATCGTGAAGGCGCACAGCGCGCACCTGGGCACGTCCGAACTGGTGGGCCGCGCGCTGCAGCAGGCGGTGCAGGCCCACGGCCTGCCCGAGGGCGTGTTCTCGCTGCTGATCGGCGCCGGCCGCCAGATCGGCGAGGCGCTGGTGGCCCACCCGGCGATCCAGGCCGTCGGCTTCACCGGCTCGCGCCAGGGCGGCTTGGCGCTGCAGAAGATCGCCAACGCACGGCACCAGCCCATCCCGGTCTATGCCGAAATGAGCAGCATCAACCCCGTGTTCCTGCTGCCGGCGGCGCTGGCTGAGCGGGCCGAATCCATCGGCAAGGGCTTTGCCGCCTCGCTCGCCCTGGGCGCGGGCCAGTTCTGCACAAACCCCGGTCTTGTGCTGGCCTGCGACGGCCCCGGCTTTGCCGGCTTTCTGCAGGCCACGCACGATGCGTTGACCGCCACGCCGGCGCAGACCATGCTCACGCCCGGCATCCACGCGGCCTACCAGACCAGCTCGCAGAAAGTCGGTGCCACGCCCGGCGTGGAAACCGCGGTGTTGGGGGGCGGGGCGGGCGATCGGCCCAACGCCGCGCAGGCTGCGCTGTATGTGACCGATGCCGCACGGTTCCTGGCCACGCCCACGCTCCGCGAAGAAATGTTCGGCCCCGCCGCCATCGTCGTTCGCACACGCGACATGCAGGAGATGCTGCAGGTGGCGGAGCAACTGGAAGGCCAGCTGACCGCGACCTTGCAGCTGGACACCGCCGACCATGCGGACGCGCGCCGCCTGCTGCCTGTGCTCGAACGCAAGGCTGGCCGCATCCTGGTCAACGGCTTCCCGACGGGCGTAGAGGTCTGCCACGCGATGGTGCACGGCGGCCCATTCCCGTCCACCTCGAACGCGATGTTCACCTCGGTCGGCGCCGAGTCCATCGAGCGCTTCCTGCGCCCCGTGTGCTACCAGGACCTGCCGGACGCGCTGCTGCCCGCCGCGTTGCAGCAGGCCAATCCGCTGGGCCTGTGGCGCATGGTCGATGGCGCTGTGCGCCAGCCCTGA